Proteins encoded by one window of Camelus dromedarius isolate mCamDro1 chromosome 27, mCamDro1.pat, whole genome shotgun sequence:
- the LOC105105165 gene encoding olfactory receptor 7A17-like, with the protein MVRSNGTGISQFILLGFSEEPALQPLIFGLFLSMYLITVFGNLLIFLAVSSDSHLHTPMYFFLSNLSFVDICFTSTTIPKMLWNIQTQSKFITYEGCISQIYFLVLFAGLDDFLLTVMAFDRFVAICRPLHYTVLMNPRLCGLLVLMSWTMSALNSLVHSLMMLRLSFCRVLEIPHFSCELNLVVRGSCSDTFLNYVTVYVVSGLLGGGPFAGILYSYSKIVSSIRRISSAQGKYKAFSTCASHLSAVALFYCTALGVYLSPADSHSSYSGVTASVMYNVVTPMLNPFIYSLRNKDIKGALKRFIGL; encoded by the coding sequence ATGGTACGAAGCAATGGTACAGGGATTTCACAATTTATTCTTCTGGGATTTTCAGAGGAGCCAGCATTGCAGCCCCTCATATTTGGGCTTTTCCTCTCCATGTACCTGATCACTGTGTTTGGAAACCTGCTCATCTTCCTGGCCGTCAGCTCTgactcccacctccacacccccatgtacttcttcctctccaaCCTGTCCTTTGTAGACATCTGTTtcacctccaccaccatcccAAAGATGCTGTGGAACATCCAGACCCAGAGCAAGTTTATAACATATGAAGGCTGCATCAGCCAGATATACTTTTTAGTACTCTTTGCAGGACTGGATGACTTCCTTCTGACAGTAATGGCCTTTGACCGCTTCGTGGCCATCTGCCGCCCCCTGCACTACACAGTCCTCATGAACCCCCGGCTCTGTGGACTGCTGGTTCTGATGTCCTGGACGATGAGTGCCCTGAATTCTTTGGTACATAGCTTAATGATGTTGCGGCTGTCCTTCTGTAGAGTCCTGGAGATCCCCCACTTTTCCTGTGAACTCAATCTGGTGGTCCGGGGTTCCTGTTCTGACACTTTCCTTAATTATGTGACTGTGTATGTTGTATCTGGGCTGCTGGGTGGTGGTCCATTTGCTGGAATACTTTACTCTTACTCTAAGATAGTTTCCTCCATACGAAGAATCTCATCAGCTCAGGGGAAGTATAAAGCATTTTCCACCTGTGCGTCTCACCTCTCCGCGGTTGCTTTATTTTACTGTACAGCCCTAGGAGTGTACCTTAGCCCTGCTGATTCTCACAGCTCATATTCAGGTGTAACAGCCTCAGTGATGTACAATGTGGTCACACCCATGCTGAATCCCTTCATCTACAGTCTACGGAATAAAGACATAAAGGGGGCTCTGAAAAGATTCATTGGGCTTTAA